The Rhododendron vialii isolate Sample 1 chromosome 1a, ASM3025357v1 region TTTCAAAGGAACGctcaaataaatattttaagaaagacGAGCAGTTCAGAAAAATGAGCAATTGGGATCATTTTTTTCTACCCGAGATAAGACCCCAAAAAAAGTATATGCATGATATGCTTAACAAAATCTGTGCAAGTAGCACAGCTCTtgggtgtggacttgatccggactgtatatatatattctgaagtgattttgggtgttttgttaacgcctctaacgatatcgaacgaagctcattttttacagagaccttaaacaacatattttgaacaaaatgagcggctccgatcatctttgcgtgACCCGAGGCGGAAGAAAAAGGCCGCTGTGCACAGCTCTTCTTTATTTACTTCGGTGAACATCCATTCCTGGGCCAATCAATGCTAAACTGTTAGACTTCATATTGCCCTTCAGATTAAACTCGAACAACCCAATCTTCGAGCACCATTTAATATTTCaactttgcattttttgtaTCAAACCTTCCAAATACTTACAACACAAAAGTAAAGCATAAAACTCCGAGTGATAATATATGATAAACTTAACAAGGATAAATTAAAAGCACATATGTGAATATTTACGTGCTATATATCAGCTAGCTCCACTTTATTTTATGCTAAAGAAGCAGTTTGTGGAGGAGGGTTTTCTACTTTTCTGATCTAATTTGTGGGCCTTGTGTGTTGCACTATCACCTTTAATTTGGGTGAAAAAGCGGACTTCATAGATCTttgagaaaatcttctttacgggTGCTGTATGTAAATATTTACAGCACTCAATTGtaactgtccaaaagtgttttggacggtcaagatattaataaatttttttcggaaaagagTTAATTGTAATaggtcataattgaaaacgaatctcagtCACTGATTGCGCGAATAGATAGCTAAGATTGCGtcgctccgtaaataagttgttCACAGaacctctgtaaaaaagacTATCTCTAAATCTTTCAACATCAACTCAAACATAGACAGCGTAGCTTAAATTTTTGGGTTGACTAAAAAATTGTGTTTCCATTAAAAGTATTTAGGAGCTTGTAAGTGAGTTAGGGGATGCAGTTAACTcatataattctttttttttcctaaaaccCAAAAACTAAATTTGTTTGGAAACTAAATTAAAGAGCAAGAaagccctaaaaccctaaaaccctaaaagtCCAAAGACAACATTATGTGACGGTGTCTTCAAAACAATGAATAGTTACTCCCAACCTTTGCAGAGACCcatcttttgtctttttttttttttttggatcatcaTCTTCAAACCATATTGCAAGCACATTATCTATTCTAAGAGACTAGTTGACTGGAAGTAAAtaatttgttctctctctctttctcttataTATTCCCTACCACTAATACAAGTCCTTTTCTCCTTTCCATTTTTTGtcgtttggtattttttacGGCTTTTGTTAATATATGCCCCTAAGGTATATGTTAACCATCATTTAATGAAACTAACTAACCCCACTAACACGGGGAATAGTGAAATCAGGAAATAGGCTAGCTGGAGTATTGGGCCAAGCGAAAAACTAGTTTTGGTGAGACCAAAAAACCCTTTACAAAACCTTTATGCTaccatttcatttttattcactCCATTTTCTTAATTCGACTCCCCCGGCTGGGTACATTgaacgaaaaacgaaaatgctaCACCATAGAGCAAGTAATTCTTCACATGCtgtgtgccaaaaaaaaaaaaatttaattcttcACATgctataacttttttttttttttttacatcattATATTTATCTTCGCGGATAAgtatcaaaaaaattcttaacaTGCTATAGCGGGTCTCCTTCATGCCCCACTCTCCCTCAACTTTTGGtccagtattttttatttttgttattttttatttagatttttgtcttaattttttagattaatcattaGTCTCGAATagacaaatcaaaaaagtataaaaacatgaattgaacttttaaaaatttcataTAAGACGACAAAGATACCAAAAATACCAGTTGTTTGGTATTTTCCGTCTTTAGTgaacattttgtttttttttgcttttgatcatATTTTTAGAATCCTTTTGTTGAGATGGACAATTAATCCAATAAATATAATGTGAAtctaaccaaaatttaaaaaagatagAACAAATTGCACAAAACAAAGAATACCAAAATTTAGGGAGAACAGCTTCTGAATAGCCCGActttttctgttttcctttgtCAAGTAAATTTGTTGAGATCAATGCATGCTTAGAATATTACTGAGGAAGAAAACATGGGTTGGTATGTTAAACATGTGAAGCTGGGGCATTTCCGTCCGTTACATAAACAGCTGCCCTCTTtaaaaacatactccctccgtcccattttgttccgcctgtttcctttttgggacgttctaaaaaattgtctatatctcataatctataatattttttacgatttcgaaaattttgtttaataaaataaattaaaatctatcaaacaagatccatattgaatatataaaatattatagattgtgagatatagacaaatTTTTGGGACGTCTCAAAAAGGAAACAgacggaacaaagtgggacggagggagtaattgatTACTCAATTATTACGATGAGATTTCCCATGGAAGTGGAATCGAATTCTGGAGGTATAATGTATTTCTATCATGTGCCTTAGGGACACACACTAACAAAACCCTTTATTTACAGAGGGTAAAAAATAGATTTAAGACATGCTTTAAGGTGAAATATTCACATTCCTCAATGATTGGTCGGGCCTCGTAGTTAAATCCAATTCAGAAGATGCTTCACAGTATCATTACATTATTGTTTGTGTATTGCAATCAACATTTGacgtgggagagagagagaatggaggaaTTGCTTTGTGATGCAGCAATGAGAGGGGATTTAGAATCATTACTCAAAATAATTGCAAAGGATAATTACATACTGGATAAAGTTTTGGTGAGATGtttcaaagggaaaaatccACTTCACGTGGCTACATCAACAGGGCAACCAGAATTTGTTCTAAAACTTCTGGAAATTAAACCAAAGCTTGCTGAAGTTATAGATGCGGAACTAGGCGCGGTCCTTCACATAGCGTCTGCTAATGGGACTTAAAGATTGTGGAAGCTTTAGTGGATCGGAGCTTAGCCCTGAGATGTGCATGGCTCGTGATCGAGATGGTAATAACCCTCTTCCTATCGCTGCGATGAAAGGTAAGGTCGACGTATTGAAAAAGTTGGTTGAAACTTGTCCCATGGCAACTCAAGTTATTTTAGATTGAGGCAACACCATTTTGCACTTGTGTGTAAAGTATAATCAGCTTGAGTGTCTCCGACTATTGCTTGAGATGATTAGAGATCCTGAATTTGTAGAATCTACGGATGCAAATGGCAACACCATATTACACATAGCTGTTTTCGGTAAACGTTTTGAGCTATGTCCATATTCAGACTTTTTTATTGTGGGCAAAATAAGAGACTAACGTCAATTGGGATACTGTCACTCGTCCTAAGGCTTTAGGTGGTCTTGGGTTGAGGAAAACCAGGAATAATAACATGGTTGCTATTGCTAAGCTTAATTGGAAACTTTCTAAACGTGTGGACCTTCTGTGGGTCCGTATCTTAAAGGGCCGTTATCGTTCCACGTCTGTGCGTAGTTCCAATCCCTCCACCACCTGGAGGGGTATCAAAGCGGGAAATAATCTTTTCAAAGAAGGTACCCGGGTCCGTTTGGGTAATGGGTCCTCCACTTCCTTTTGGATGGACAACTGGACTGGGACTGGCCCCCTCCGTTCTAAAATTCTTGGACCTCTTCAGCAGCAAGAGAGTTCTCTTAAGGTTAAAGAATGTTGGTCTAATCACTCTTGGAACCTCCAAGCCATCTCTTTTGTCCTTCCTGAGGAGATTCTTTCTAGCATTCACGTTGTTCCGTTTCAATGGTTCAACCCATCTCCGGATTGTACCATTTGGAACCTCTCAACCAACGGTGAGTTCAATTGCAAATCGGCCCACTCTCTCATTCCCTCTAAGAATGTCAATTCCCATCTCTCGTGGGATTGGATTTGGCGTCTCCCTTGTTCCTACTGCATCCAACACTTTGTTTGGCTTGCTGCTCATGACCGTCTCTTAACTCGTAAGAATTTGTTCCTTCGCAATATCACTCCCTCCCCTTTCTGTGAATGGTGTCCAGATATTCCGGAGTCCACATACCATGTCCTTTGTGATTGCCCTCGTGCCTCTAATATTTGGAGCGCCCTTCAGTTTTCTTTGGTGGATTCTCAAGCGCTTCCATTTGATTGGATTCGTGTGAATTCAAAATCTGTTAATACCCACAGTTCCAGTGTCCCTAAGAATATTATCTTCTTGTTTGCTATTTGGCATATTTGGTTGGATCGCAATCGCCTTCTTTTTGATACTAACCCAAATTCCAACTCGAGCACCATTGACCCAACAAAAATTTCAGTTACTATCTTGAACAAATCCTTGGAGTGgttctttcttgttttccaaGAGAGGAACTCTCATAGGAAGGATATACAGGTAGGATGGGTTCCACCGAGAATGGGTTTTTCCAAGTTGAATACGGATGGTGCGTATAACTGTGTGACGGGCTCGGCCTCCACTGGGGGGATTTTGCGTGATCATTATGGTATTTGGATAGGTGGATTCCACAGGAACATTATCACGAACTCCAGCCTAAAGGCAGAATTATGGGCCTTAAGAGATGGTTTGAGTTTGGCAAAGGATGAAAATATCTGAAAGCTAGAAATTGAAGTAGATTCCATGATTGTGTTAAACTTGATTCATGCCGCTAACATGGTGAATCACCCGCTTGGCAATTTGATATTTGATTGTAGGTTGCTGATGCAAGGGTTTGAGGAAGTTTCTATCACGCATATCTATCGCGAAGCTAATCGGTGTGCAGATGCGTTGGCAAATGATGCTCCGGTCTCGGTGGGAGATTTATATATCTACCTGGTTATTCCTATTTGTATTTCTAGTTTCCTTTATGCGGATTTGATTGGGGTCTCGTACCCTAGAATTGTAAACTattaattatgtttttcttgttttaatgaATCGtctagttaccaaaaaaaaaaaaaaaaagatacatgCCTAAAGCTCCATAAAGCATATTGCGAAGTAAATCTCGGAAACAAGTTAATTTGGCGATAGTAAAGATAAAGAATAGAAACTTCAAAGTGTTGCCTAAATTCAAATTAGAGTAGCAAAAAAATTGTAAACCTCATCcaaaaaacaatatatatatatatatatatatatatatatatatatatatatatatatatatataaaagcagaaaaaaataaagtacaaaaATTTTGGAACTCCCTAAGTAGTGGGAAGGGCAAGCCAACCAAAAGGATTTGCTTTTGGAACACCATCACTACTAGGGGACCACCCTCCGCAATCAATGGAAATCCACCAGTACCACTATCGAAACCTGAACAACACCTTAGTGATGAAGAATAAATCCAATGCGAGGAAATTAGAGAAGGGTAAAATGCaaagagaggtagagagagaagatccCATGAAAGACCTATGAAAAAACTAGTAGATTTGAGATTGAAAGAGAATAGCCCTCACTGGGAGATAAACATGGGTTTGTGGCGAATATTAACGTTATTTAGCTCATGTTTTGATTAAAACAATTTCTTACTTTAATATACTATATATTATCTAGCTTGTTAAAATTTTGGCATCaaatttttagatatttttattaatcttaatGAGAGAAATTTAAGACATAAAAATCTATGATCAAacgcttaaaaaaaaaaaaaaaaaggttcacttAGTTAAAACCTAACGTATCGACCTTCTCATTTATGTGTatctatgttttcttttggttttatcTAATCGTGAGACTGGGTGTACATGTATTTCAGATTATCAAATACGTACTTATCCATACTAAAATTTATGTGAATGCAATAAATGGAGCTAGGTGGACTGCGATGgatatttatttctttgttcAAAATCGTCCACATCAGAAAGAAGTGGATGTTcgtattgaaaattttctacGTGCAACTGGGGCTAAAAGATGTAGACAGATGGCACTGATGATTCCGTCTCCAAGGGGGAAGAAATTAATGCAGACATTAATGGTTGTATCATCCCCGTATGCGACTATGGCATTCCAAGTGGGAGTGAACCCTCCAGGCGGTGTTTGGCAAGACAATTTTAAAGAACACATAGCCGGAAAAGCTATAATTGCTTATAAATATCCGAAATCATATTCATGCTTCATGTATTTCAACACGGTAGGATTCCTTCTGTCTTCGTCTTTAATCTTGTTTCTCCTAATGGCTTCTGTGCAACTGCGCCCAAAACGTCGTAGGGGGTGGGTTATACTTGGGCTGCCGGTTCATGACCACGGCGTTCGCTTATACATATTCCGTCATTGTCGTCTCACCGAAGCATATGATGGCCGTAACCAATACCATTTCGGTTTCTGTGATCGTGTGGGCCTAGCTTTGTGATGTTACTTTTTGCCGTAGCGGCAGTGGCTACCCATGAGCTTGGGAGACCAAAGATAGGCAGAGATGACTTCCAAATGCAGTTGGCGAGAACGTGTCAAGtgtttgatctctctctctctctaactctagGTGACCGATACCACCGCCCACTTACGAAAATCCTAATTAAAGCCAAAACATCTATATGAAGCTTCATTATGGGGACGTGTTATcggacactttttttttcatactttGTGGTTATGCTGCAAATTTATGTTATTCAGTGTCATGTATTTATGTTATGCGTATCATGAATGGATACAAGAGACATGTGTGGTTCATGGGATAATTGATTAGAATATAACCCCATTTGTTAGTATTTATGATCTAGTTTATTTagattactttaaaaaaaattaatgaatggtGTTTGGGATTTATTATGAATAATTACTTAATTAATGTAATAGCGCTTCACGGAGTAGTATTTTACTTAAGTAACTAACCAAAAGACGTCAATTTTACCTGAGTTATGTAAGTGTCGGTGAGCAATTTATTAATATGATCTTCTCAATTTTGTCAAACCAAAAGATGTCGCTAAGGtgtgttttggcttaataacTCAAAacgttttttttcctttatttcaaaTTCTTTTGCCTTTGTTAGTATAGGATAGAACACGGCATCCAAAAATAACAAAGAATGAACTGAAAAACAAACCTCAagtgtattttgatttttaaggGCAAAACAAAAGGTTGTGAATGCCTAGAAGATTTTTCAGAGACACCAAATCTTGAACCAAGTCACCACCTAAAATAGGACGAAGCATGTATAAGCTATTGGGGCAGCTCGATTTATGCCATTGAGGCGAACAAACcatgattttgcaaaaaaattgaacccCGTGATCTCAACTTTCAAGTGTACATGGGTGCAAACGAGCAAGCTCATGAGTTGTACTGTGCCAAAAAGGTACATTAACGGTGAACGAACTCAAATTTTCGGTAGAGTTGGATCATTTAGACCAAAAAGGTACATTAAGGATAGATTAGTGAGTTGGGGAATGCAGATGGATGATACATGTGTACTGTGTAAGAATGCTAAGGAAACCCATCACCATCTTTTTGTCCAATGCTCCTTTTCTTCTATAGTTTGGCACCATGTCTTGGGGACAAATTCCATACCTGGTATACCTGACACTCTAACAGATATTGTGGAATGGTTTGTCTGGAATGTGAAAACCAAGGACTCAGATGTTTGATCCTCTTCAGTATGCTCGCAGCTACTGTGTATGGCATCTGGAGGGAAAGAAACGTTCGAGTATTCCAAAATCTACATACACAAGTTGATATCGTCTCCCTCAATATTGTTAACTCCATTAGAGATTTTCTGTGTTCTAGAAGAAGAGTTAAGAAATCATTTTTGAACAGATCATTGGGAGTAAGCTGGAGGCTTCCGGAAAGTGTTTTCTCGATGTAAAGGGTTAATATACCTTAGATAGGCTGTTGTttgctttgtttcttttttggccCCAGATTGTTTTTTTAGGGGGTTTTGTTTTtactggggtatgccccttttAGTTTTGTATTTGGTTTGTgccttttcaataaaatgtgattatcaaaaaaacaaaattagtcTTCTTATCATGGCCAATTGGCCTTACAGTTACTACCTTCTGAATCGGTGAATGCAAAGCACTCATTCATTAATTATTGCCCAAAGTCCCTATACCTTACTGAATCAATATCCCTATCTAAGATGAATACTGCAGTGccgtttgggaaaaaaaagatgatgaataatacacacacacacacccaccgcaaccccccccccccccccgccccccccccccacacaaacaaacaaacaaaagtgaGCTCTACAATATGTAATAGGAGTAAATTATGTCAAAAAATATccgattaacatgatttttggcatgatcAATATTTTCGACAACTTATAAAAAGtaaacgattccgatcattgcTAAGGGCCGGAAAAGGCtcacaaatgatccaaaactGGCAGGACCGGACTAGTTGAAGGTGCAAACTGGACGGATCCTCTCCCACCTGATTTTGTGGCCTCAACACTTCCTTCACGATTATTTATGTGGTGATGATGTCATCCACATGACATCACTGGTGTGATGTCACCATGATGTTTACAATATGTCGCGACCTCTTCTTGATTTTTCTGGGTCCTACTCCTAGATTATACTGTACCAAAAAGATTAGGTTTCTATGAATATTGTGAAGTGAAGGGTCATGACTTCATAAACAAATTTGGACCCACGAGGCCACGAACGAATGGTGTGGTGTGCGTAGAAGAAAACGACACATTAATCAAATAGTTACTACGAATGAATATCTGTACTTGTGTTACAAAATATTCGGCAATAAGAGGTGATCGGCAATAGGGGTGTgcacggtccggattggtccggttctctaaaaaatcaataatcGGACCATTTTCAACAATTTTAGAAAATCGAAAACCAGAACTTAACCAATATATGCgtggaacctaaccagaaccaaactgCAAAATCAGTccgattttggtttggttccagTTCTATCCAATTaacatccaaacacttattcacaaaatataaactcataaaattaaaattttaaagcatcaaataactcataaaataataatagacATTTTATTAAGAATCAAAACCCAATATGGTTCACGAAATACTTGAcacttaaccaaaaaaatattaacgAAAACCCACCAATAAAGTAGTCAAAACCACTTATGGAATAATTAAATTcagcaacaaaaaaatattaatggCCCATTATATTTAGGACTAAAATTAAACCTATATCATAAACTATAAAAAAGACTAAAATTAAACCTATATCATAAACTATAAAATTTAGCAGCACATCTTGAAGTAAAGAATAGTAGCTCCAATGCCCAAAACATCACTTAAATCAGCAGTACTAACTTCTTCCATATTTAAAAAGTAGACCAGTCTctacacatatatttatttttatataattatatatattagttctAAACGGTTCGGTTCAGTTCTAACCACGATTCTTTAATTGAAAACCAGTTATTGAACAAAAATTaacagttcttatttttttggaaccataacctgaccgcaGAACCGGACCAAATAGGACAGTTCGGTCCGAATCAGacgattttcttgaacacccctaatCGGCAATaagcggggagagagagaaggtgtcTGAGAGAATGGAGGAATTGCTCTGTGATGCAGcaataagagcatccacattgtgtGTAGAGACTCGGAAAAATTTTAATTCTTGAAATATCTATTAAATGTctaattgagaaaatatgaGTTATATAGTGATTATTTGAATTG contains the following coding sequences:
- the LOC131325381 gene encoding protein ACCELERATED CELL DEATH 6-like isoform X2, with protein sequence MCMTRDRDGNNPLHIAAMKGKVDVLEKLVETCPRAAQVILDRGDTILHLCVNYNQPESLQLLLEMIRDPEFAESKDANGNTLLHIAVFGKRFEIVKHVLIHTEIYVNAINGAGWTAMDIYFFVQNRPHQKEVDVRIENFLRATGAKRCRQMALMIPSPRGKKLMQTLMVVSSPYATMAFQVGVNPPGGVWQDNFKEHIAGKAIIAYKYPKSYSCFMYFNTVGFLLSSSLILFLLMASVQLRPKRRRGWVILGLPVHDHGVRLYIFRHCRLTEAYDGRNQYHFGFCDRVGLAL
- the LOC131325381 gene encoding protein ACCELERATED CELL DEATH 6-like isoform X1, encoding MCMTRDRDGNNPLHIAAMKGKVDVLEKLVETCPRAAQVILDRGDTILHLCVNYNQPESLQLLLEMIRDPEFAESKDANGNTLLHIAVFGKRFEIIKYVLIHTKIYVNAINGARWTAMDIYFFVQNRPHQKEVDVRIENFLRATGAKRCRQMALMIPSPRGKKLMQTLMVVSSPYATMAFQVGVNPPGGVWQDNFKEHIAGKAIIAYKYPKSYSCFMYFNTVGFLLSSSLILFLLMASVQLRPKRRRGWVILGLPVHDHGVRLYIFRHCRLTEAYDGRNQYHFGFCDRVGLAL